A genomic window from Nitrospirota bacterium includes:
- a CDS encoding LAGLIDADG family homing endonuclease, with amino-acid sequence MTIRTALPNAPRLSANALNVLQRRYLAKNALGKPVEAPEQLFRRVAGNIAQAEHLYAPSRKEGARRAARMGEAFYGLMRSLDFLPNSPTLMNAGRDLQQLSACFVLPVEDSLESIFEAVKQQALIHQSGGGTGFSFSRLRPKRDRVASTSGIASGPVSFMRVFNMATEVIKQGGTRRGANMGILRVDHPDILEFIAVKQSPQELTNFNVSVGVTDAFMRALDQGREYALVNPRTGRTVTRLKAAEVFDRLVAAAWHSGEPGVVFLDTINAANPTPHIGRIEATNPCVTADTWVHTADGPRQVGTLIGRPFLAQVHGEPHVTGPNGFFRTGTQPVLRIQTAEGYTVRVTADHLIRRVTRKTRYVIESEWHRAGDLVPGDTVLLHDHRTNAGWKGDYTFEQGYLLGLLVGDGVLKQDKAVLSVWHTGGKGTAGVMNEALRCAYSLPHRSDFNGWVSVPGRHEYRLALAALRHLALACGMRPGHKAITAQVEQGSSDFHKGFLRGFFDADGSVQGSLAKGVSVHLGQSDATRLKAVQRMLLRLGIASRIYMNRRRTGSHRLPDGKGGSKAYAIRSQHDLVVYGDNLLRFQERIGFADTEKAAKLARLLQTYRRRLNRERFLARVTNVRADGVEDVFDVHVPGPRTFDANGFVVHNCGEQPLLPYESCTLGSINLARFVTGSATAPRIDFDRLAETIPLAVRFLDNVIDMNRYPIPDIERMTRGNRKIGLGVMGFADLLIKLRIPYDDDEALTTGERVMRFIRERAWAASAELAVERGLFPNFKGSRLESDGRRLRNATVTTVAPTGTLSIIADCSAGIEPLYGVSFVRTVMEDVRLVTVHPLFVKMARAAGIASPKLLERIAANESVQHLSEIPSDFRRLFVTAHDVSPERHVRMQAAFQRHSDSGVSKTINLPASATKADVALAFLLAHRLGCKGLTVFRTGSREKQVLSCAGVQYC; translated from the coding sequence ATGACCATACGGACCGCCCTTCCCAACGCGCCTCGCCTGTCGGCCAACGCGTTGAACGTCCTCCAGCGCCGCTACCTGGCCAAGAACGCCCTGGGCAAGCCCGTCGAGGCGCCCGAGCAGCTCTTCCGGCGCGTCGCCGGCAACATCGCCCAAGCCGAGCACCTGTACGCCCCGAGTCGAAAGGAGGGGGCGCGGCGGGCCGCGCGGATGGGCGAGGCTTTCTACGGCCTGATGCGGAGCCTGGACTTCCTGCCCAACTCCCCGACGCTGATGAACGCCGGCCGCGATCTCCAGCAGCTCTCCGCCTGCTTCGTGCTGCCGGTCGAGGATTCCCTCGAGTCGATTTTCGAGGCCGTCAAGCAGCAGGCCTTGATCCACCAGTCCGGAGGCGGGACCGGCTTCTCGTTCAGCCGGTTGCGGCCCAAGCGCGATCGTGTCGCCTCGACCAGCGGCATCGCCTCGGGGCCCGTCTCGTTCATGCGCGTCTTCAACATGGCCACCGAGGTGATCAAGCAGGGCGGGACCCGCCGCGGCGCCAACATGGGAATCCTGCGGGTGGACCATCCGGACATCCTGGAGTTCATCGCGGTCAAGCAATCCCCCCAGGAGCTCACCAACTTCAACGTGTCGGTCGGCGTCACCGACGCCTTCATGCGCGCGCTGGATCAGGGACGGGAGTACGCGCTCGTGAACCCCAGGACCGGTCGGACCGTCACCCGCCTCAAGGCCGCCGAGGTCTTCGATCGGCTGGTGGCGGCGGCCTGGCACAGCGGGGAGCCGGGCGTGGTGTTCCTCGACACGATCAACGCCGCCAATCCGACGCCGCACATCGGCCGGATCGAAGCGACGAATCCTTGCGTGACGGCGGACACCTGGGTCCACACGGCTGACGGACCCCGACAAGTCGGGACTCTGATCGGCAGACCCTTTCTGGCTCAGGTTCACGGGGAACCGCATGTGACCGGCCCGAACGGTTTCTTCCGCACGGGCACGCAACCCGTCCTGCGCATTCAGACTGCCGAAGGCTACACCGTCAGGGTGACCGCCGACCACCTGATCCGTCGCGTCACTCGAAAGACCCGCTACGTCATTGAAAGCGAGTGGCATCGGGCCGGCGACCTCGTGCCGGGAGACACCGTGCTCCTCCACGATCACCGGACGAACGCCGGGTGGAAGGGCGACTATACTTTCGAGCAGGGATACCTGCTCGGCCTCCTGGTCGGGGACGGGGTGCTCAAACAAGACAAGGCCGTTCTGTCTGTCTGGCACACGGGCGGCAAAGGGACCGCGGGCGTCATGAACGAAGCCCTGCGCTGCGCCTATAGCCTGCCCCATCGGAGCGATTTCAACGGCTGGGTCTCCGTGCCCGGGCGCCACGAGTACCGGCTAGCCCTCGCCGCGCTCCGCCATCTTGCCCTCGCGTGCGGCATGCGCCCAGGTCACAAAGCGATCACCGCTCAGGTCGAGCAAGGTTCGAGCGACTTTCACAAAGGATTTCTCCGCGGGTTCTTCGACGCGGACGGCTCGGTGCAGGGCTCCCTCGCCAAGGGAGTCAGCGTGCACCTCGGACAAAGCGACGCGACCAGACTGAAAGCCGTCCAGCGGATGCTGCTGCGACTCGGCATCGCCTCTCGAATCTACATGAACCGAAGGCGAACGGGCTCCCACCGCCTGCCTGACGGGAAGGGCGGCTCCAAAGCCTATGCGATCCGGAGCCAGCACGACCTGGTCGTGTACGGAGACAATCTGCTTCGTTTTCAAGAACGCATCGGCTTTGCGGACACGGAGAAAGCCGCCAAACTTGCTCGCCTCCTGCAAACCTACCGGCGCCGTCTCAACCGCGAACGTTTCTTGGCGCGTGTGACGAACGTACGCGCGGACGGTGTCGAGGACGTGTTTGACGTGCACGTGCCGGGACCCCGCACATTCGATGCCAACGGATTCGTCGTGCATAACTGCGGCGAACAGCCCCTGCTCCCCTACGAATCCTGCACCCTCGGGTCCATCAACCTGGCTCGATTCGTGACCGGCTCCGCCACCGCCCCCAGGATCGACTTCGACCGCCTGGCCGAGACGATCCCCCTGGCCGTGCGGTTCCTGGACAACGTCATCGACATGAACCGTTATCCGATTCCCGACATCGAGCGCATGACCAGGGGAAACCGCAAGATCGGACTGGGGGTCATGGGGTTCGCGGACTTGTTGATCAAGCTGCGCATCCCCTACGACGACGACGAGGCCCTGACCACGGGCGAGCGGGTCATGCGGTTCATCCGGGAGCGGGCGTGGGCGGCCTCGGCGGAGCTGGCCGTCGAGCGCGGGCTCTTTCCCAACTTCAAGGGAAGCCGGCTGGAATCGGACGGGCGCCGCCTGCGCAACGCCACCGTCACCACGGTCGCCCCGACCGGCACGCTCAGTATCATCGCGGATTGCTCGGCCGGCATCGAGCCGCTCTATGGCGTCAGCTTCGTCCGGACGGTCATGGAGGACGTCCGCCTGGTCACGGTGCATCCGCTGTTCGTCAAGATGGCCCGCGCGGCCGGCATCGCGTCCCCGAAACTGCTCGAACGCATCGCCGCCAACGAATCCGTCCAGCATCTCTCGGAGATCCCGTCCGATTTTCGCCGCCTGTTCGTCACCGCCCATGACGTGTCCCCCGAGCGCCACGTCCGGATGCAGGCCGCGTTTCAGCGGCACAGCGACAGCGGCGTGTCCAAGACCATCAACCTGCCCGCATCGGCCACGAAGGCGGACGTTGCCTTGGCCTTCCTCCTGGCCCATCGCCTTGGTTGCAAGGGCCTCACGGTCTTCCGAACGGGAAGCCGCGAGAAGCAGGTCCTCTCCTGCGCGGGCGTGCAGTACTGCTAG
- a CDS encoding secondary thiamine-phosphate synthase enzyme YjbQ: MKSYREELWFETKTRRAYLNITPQVEAAVRKSGIREGLVLVNAMHITASIYINDDEAGLLKDYDEFLERLAPQQARYRHNETGEDNGDAHVKRQLMGREVVVAVTGGRLDFGPWEQIFYGEFDGRRKKRVLIKVIGE; encoded by the coding sequence ATGAAGTCCTACCGGGAAGAGCTCTGGTTCGAGACGAAGACCCGCCGCGCCTATCTCAACATCACGCCCCAGGTCGAAGCGGCCGTCCGGAAGAGCGGAATCAGGGAAGGGCTCGTCCTGGTCAACGCCATGCACATCACCGCCAGCATCTACATCAACGACGACGAGGCGGGGCTGCTGAAGGACTACGATGAGTTCCTGGAGCGGCTGGCGCCGCAGCAGGCCCGGTACCGGCACAACGAGACCGGCGAGGACAACGGCGACGCGCACGTCAAACGACAGTTGATGGGGCGGGAGGTCGTCGTAGCCGTCACGGGCGGGCGGTTGGACTTCGGGCCCTGGGAGCAGATTTTCTACGGCGAATTCGACGGCCGTCGCAAGAAGCGGGTTCTGATCAAAGTCATCGGGGAATAG
- a CDS encoding PHP domain-containing protein: MAKEPGRLDLHLHTTYSDGSLPPAEVLTLAHKAGVTALAITDHDIVDGIPEALEAGRRLGIEVIPGIEISSRHGDNELHVLGYYLDWTDPVLQTRLARLRAGRHERNPRIIERLNGLGLSITYDEVRELAGTESVGRPHIARVLMQKGYVGSAKEAFERYLAAGKPAYVPRDLPAPAEAVAWIREARGIPVLAHPTWLKETGEALVRLCSDLKTAGLMGIECHYSTHRPQQTSQYLELARRLDLLVTGGSDFHGITKPDIEVGVGRGGLKVPGKLIEPLKRAAASFS; encoded by the coding sequence ATGGCTAAAGAGCCCGGCAGGCTCGACCTCCACCTGCACACGACCTATTCCGACGGGAGCCTCCCGCCCGCCGAGGTCCTGACCCTGGCCCACAAGGCCGGCGTCACGGCCCTGGCCATCACGGACCATGACATCGTGGACGGCATCCCCGAGGCCCTCGAGGCGGGCAGGCGGTTGGGAATCGAGGTGATTCCCGGCATCGAGATCAGCTCCCGCCACGGAGACAACGAGCTCCACGTCCTGGGGTATTATTTGGACTGGACCGATCCGGTCCTGCAGACCCGCCTCGCCCGGCTTCGAGCCGGTCGCCACGAACGGAATCCCCGGATCATCGAGAGGCTGAACGGGCTGGGCCTCTCCATCACCTATGACGAGGTCCGGGAACTGGCCGGCACCGAGTCGGTCGGACGGCCCCACATTGCCCGGGTCCTCATGCAAAAGGGCTACGTCGGTTCAGCGAAGGAAGCCTTCGAGCGCTACCTCGCCGCCGGGAAGCCGGCGTACGTTCCCAGGGACCTGCCGGCCCCCGCCGAAGCGGTGGCCTGGATCAGGGAAGCCCGGGGCATCCCGGTGCTCGCCCACCCGACCTGGCTCAAAGAAACCGGCGAGGCGCTCGTCAGGCTCTGCTCCGACCTGAAAACCGCCGGCCTGATGGGGATCGAATGCCACTACAGCACGCACCGTCCGCAGCAGACTTCCCAGTACCTGGAACTGGCCAGGCGGCTGGACCTGCTGGTCACCGGCGGGAGCGACTTCCATGGGATCACGAAACCGGACATCGAGGTGGGGGTGGGCCGAGGCGGGCTGAAAGTCCCGGGCAAGCTGATCGAGCCTCTCAAGCGCGCGGCCGCGTCCTTCTCCTGA
- the folB gene encoding dihydroneopterin aldolase, translated as MFDQLLIQNLEFLGRCGVTPEERRVPQPLALDLELDYQPDGLARAAASDDLSKAVDYARVAERARETGTSQEFHLLETLADRLATVILAEFPVAAVRLWVRKLAPPLEQVKGSVGVRLERRRSAEVPDPAPAAFLLEQMHLLPKGAALDVACGSGRNALFLAGRGYAVDALDRDQSVLASLASVARERNLTGLSTRAVDFESGDRPPDIARERYDVVLVFFYLHRPFFPALIQAIKPGGVLVYETFLIDNHLRHQHPRRREFCLERNELLRLVPGLRVLHYDEGEHADSRTDRPAFTARLVARKETHG; from the coding sequence ATGTTCGACCAATTGCTGATTCAGAATCTGGAATTCCTCGGTCGCTGCGGCGTGACGCCCGAGGAGCGCCGCGTGCCGCAGCCCCTCGCCCTGGATCTGGAGCTGGACTACCAGCCCGACGGTTTGGCGCGTGCGGCTGCCAGCGACGATCTTTCGAAGGCGGTCGACTATGCCCGGGTGGCGGAGCGGGCACGGGAGACCGGCACGTCCCAGGAATTTCACCTCCTGGAGACGCTCGCGGACCGCCTCGCGACCGTGATCCTGGCCGAATTTCCCGTCGCCGCGGTGCGGCTCTGGGTCAGGAAGCTGGCCCCGCCGCTCGAACAGGTCAAGGGGTCGGTCGGGGTCAGATTGGAACGGAGGAGGTCGGCCGAAGTTCCTGATCCCGCCCCCGCCGCCTTTCTCTTGGAACAGATGCACCTCCTCCCCAAAGGAGCCGCGCTGGACGTCGCGTGCGGATCCGGGCGGAACGCCCTGTTTCTGGCTGGCCGCGGCTATGCGGTGGACGCGCTGGACCGGGACCAGTCGGTTCTGGCTTCCCTGGCCTCCGTGGCCCGGGAGAGGAACCTGACGGGCCTGAGCACGCGCGCCGTCGATTTCGAAAGCGGGGACCGCCCGCCGGACATCGCACGGGAACGGTATGACGTGGTTCTCGTCTTCTTCTACCTCCACCGCCCGTTTTTTCCGGCCCTCATCCAGGCGATCAAACCAGGCGGGGTCCTGGTCTACGAAACGTTCCTGATCGACAACCACCTCCGACACCAGCATCCGCGCCGACGCGAGTTCTGCCTGGAACGCAACGAGCTGCTGCGGCTGGTGCCGGGGCTGCGCGTGTTGCACTATGACGAGGGCGAGCACGCGGACAGCCGCACGGACCGGCCGGCGTTCACGGCCAGGCTGGTCGCCCGAAAGGAAACCCATGGCTAA
- the moaC gene encoding cyclic pyranopterin monophosphate synthase MoaC, translated as MAEFTHFNESGRARMVDVTQKDSTERVATAQARVFLLPETLEKIQRGKIAKGDVLAVAQVAGVMGAKRTPDLIPMCHPILLTGVDVDFKEDPQPDLNGRCSITITATAKTTGPTGVEMEAMTAVSVAALTIYDMCKAVDKGISFSDVYLVSKSGGKSGTYTRGAR; from the coding sequence ATGGCTGAGTTCACGCACTTTAACGAGTCGGGGCGGGCCCGGATGGTGGACGTGACCCAAAAGGACTCGACCGAACGGGTGGCCACGGCCCAGGCTCGCGTGTTCCTGCTTCCCGAGACCCTGGAGAAGATCCAACGGGGGAAGATCGCCAAGGGGGACGTGCTAGCCGTCGCCCAGGTGGCCGGAGTCATGGGGGCCAAGCGGACTCCCGACTTGATCCCGATGTGTCATCCCATCCTGCTCACCGGCGTGGACGTCGATTTCAAGGAGGATCCCCAGCCGGACTTGAACGGGCGATGCTCGATCACGATCACCGCCACCGCCAAGACCACCGGGCCCACCGGGGTCGAGATGGAGGCAATGACGGCTGTCTCGGTGGCCGCGCTCACGATCTACGACATGTGCAAGGCCGTCGACAAGGGGATCAGCTTCAGCGATGTCTATCTGGTTTCCAAGTCCGGGGGCAAGTCGGGGACGTACACGAGGGGCGCACGATGA
- a CDS encoding molybdenum cofactor biosynthesis protein MoaE: MITIRLFGLIKTLANNQPELSLSLNGGRRVKDLVSLLDRRYPQIGELIHKKKVLVSVNQEIAHEETEIKDGDEIALLPPFAGGAPDGGDEAMLVRVQRENFSVDAEIDRVRRRSTRIGGIATFLGTARDRSKGHDVSSITFEHYEGMAQKKLREIRERALKDFDVLEVLILHRYGDIQVGENIVLIVVGAEHRADAFRACKWCIDELKQITPIWKLEHTPEGEVWVEEHP; the protein is encoded by the coding sequence GTGATCACGATCAGATTGTTCGGTCTGATCAAGACGCTGGCCAACAACCAGCCAGAGCTGTCCCTGTCGCTCAACGGCGGCCGGCGCGTGAAGGATCTGGTCTCGTTGCTGGACCGCCGCTACCCGCAGATCGGCGAGCTGATCCACAAGAAAAAGGTGCTCGTGTCGGTCAACCAGGAGATCGCGCACGAGGAGACCGAGATCAAGGATGGCGACGAGATCGCGTTGTTGCCCCCCTTCGCAGGCGGCGCGCCCGACGGTGGCGACGAGGCCATGCTCGTGCGGGTCCAGCGGGAGAACTTCTCCGTGGACGCCGAGATCGACCGAGTCCGGCGCCGATCCACGCGCATCGGCGGAATCGCGACCTTTCTCGGAACGGCGCGGGATCGGTCCAAAGGCCACGACGTCAGCTCGATCACGTTCGAGCATTACGAGGGCATGGCCCAGAAGAAACTCCGGGAGATCCGGGAGCGGGCCCTGAAGGATTTCGACGTGCTGGAGGTTTTGATCCTGCACCGGTACGGCGACATTCAGGTCGGGGAGAACATCGTGTTGATCGTGGTCGGAGCCGAGCATCGGGCCGACGCGTTCCGGGCCTGCAAATGGTGCATCGACGAGTTGAAGCAGATCACGCCGATCTGGAAGCTTGAGCACACGCCGGAGGGCGAAGTCTGGGTGGAGGAGCATCCGTGA
- the moaA gene encoding GTP 3',8-cyclase MoaA — translation MSTGPANSASPAVGDSFGRPLQSLRLSVTDRCNLRCRYCMPEEEYVWLPKDTILTFEEIATLTDLFTGLGVDKIRLTGGEPLLRRDLPTLVAMLAANPRIKDLALTTNGIFLAEQAQALRQAGLHRVTVSLDTLDPGRFKALTRRDTLGKVLEGIEAVGRAGFKGLKLDTVAIRGFNDDELVKLIEYGRRVEAEVRFIEYMDVGGATDWSMDKVLSRDAILDLLGRRYGRVEPVVEESSAPAQRFRLPDGTTFGIIASTTAPFCATCDRSRLTADGLWFLCLYAVDGLDLRQPLRSGRSREEIAALIRSGWQARRDRGAERRKELERVGVRARLVEIERLREDPHLEMHARGG, via the coding sequence GTGAGCACTGGGCCAGCCAACAGCGCGTCGCCAGCGGTCGGCGATTCGTTCGGCCGTCCGTTGCAGAGCCTCCGCCTCTCGGTCACGGATCGGTGCAACCTCCGCTGCCGGTACTGTATGCCGGAGGAGGAGTACGTCTGGCTGCCCAAGGACACGATCCTGACGTTCGAGGAGATCGCGACGCTCACGGATCTGTTCACCGGGCTCGGGGTGGACAAGATCCGCCTGACGGGCGGCGAACCGCTCCTGCGGCGGGACCTGCCGACCTTGGTCGCCATGCTGGCTGCGAACCCCCGGATCAAGGACCTCGCCCTCACGACCAACGGCATCTTTCTGGCCGAGCAGGCTCAGGCTCTCCGCCAGGCCGGCCTTCACCGCGTGACGGTCAGCCTGGACACGCTCGATCCTGGTCGGTTCAAGGCCCTGACACGGCGCGACACCCTCGGCAAGGTGCTGGAAGGGATCGAAGCGGTCGGGCGGGCCGGATTCAAGGGGCTGAAGCTCGACACGGTCGCCATCCGTGGGTTCAACGACGACGAGCTGGTCAAGCTGATCGAATACGGGAGGCGGGTGGAGGCCGAAGTCCGTTTCATCGAATACATGGACGTCGGAGGCGCGACCGATTGGTCAATGGACAAGGTCCTGTCACGCGACGCCATCCTGGACCTCCTCGGACGGCGCTACGGGAGGGTCGAGCCGGTCGTCGAGGAGAGCTCCGCTCCGGCGCAGCGGTTTCGGCTGCCGGACGGGACGACTTTCGGGATCATCGCCTCCACGACGGCGCCATTTTGTGCGACCTGCGACCGAAGCCGGCTGACGGCGGACGGTCTCTGGTTCCTGTGCCTCTACGCAGTGGACGGCCTCGACCTGCGTCAGCCGCTCCGTTCCGGACGGTCCCGGGAAGAGATCGCGGCGCTCATTCGGTCCGGCTGGCAGGCCCGAAGGGACCGCGGGGCCGAGCGGAGGAAGGAGCTGGAGCGGGTGGGCGTCAGAGCCAGGCTGGTGGAGATCGAGCGGCTCCGAGAAGATCCCCACCTCGAGATGCACGCCCGGGGCGGCTGA
- a CDS encoding urease accessory protein, with translation MSDAHLITLLGLGFLLGARHALDADHLAAISTILSERPSLRTSGFVGFCWGFGHTAVLLLIGSAVILLQVTIPERVAQAFECAVGLMLVLLGISLAVRLVRERWHLHAHRHGGETHLHLHSHRLHPDHGHDHWLRLSLRPLLVGSVHGLAGSAALLLVVLSAVRSPWEGVAYILCFGAGSIAGMMVLGLLISLPLVLSASLGSRVLAVVQGLASLGSVGLGATMLVRLGLGGSPF, from the coding sequence ATGTCAGACGCGCATCTCATCACCCTGCTCGGGCTCGGGTTCCTGCTGGGGGCTCGGCACGCGTTGGATGCCGACCACTTGGCGGCAATCTCGACGATCCTCTCCGAACGTCCCTCCCTTCGCACCTCGGGATTCGTGGGATTCTGCTGGGGGTTCGGCCACACGGCCGTGCTCCTGCTGATCGGCTCCGCGGTCATCCTGCTCCAGGTCACCATTCCGGAACGGGTGGCCCAGGCGTTCGAGTGCGCCGTCGGCCTCATGCTGGTCCTGCTGGGGATATCCCTGGCCGTTCGGCTGGTTCGGGAACGGTGGCACCTCCACGCGCATCGGCACGGAGGGGAGACCCACCTGCATCTCCACAGCCATCGGCTCCATCCGGACCACGGGCACGATCACTGGCTGCGGCTTTCCCTCCGGCCCCTCCTCGTGGGCTCGGTCCACGGTCTGGCCGGTTCCGCCGCCCTCCTGCTGGTGGTGCTCTCTGCCGTCCGGTCTCCCTGGGAAGGCGTGGCCTATATCCTGTGCTTCGGGGCCGGCTCGATCGCCGGCATGATGGTGCTCGGCCTGCTCATCAGCCTCCCCCTGGTCCTCTCCGCCTCGCTCGGGAGTCGCGTGCTGGCCGTGGTCCAGGGCCTGGCGAGTCTCGGCAGCGTCGGGCTCGGCGCGACGATGCTGGTCCGCCTCGGGCTGGGTGGGAGCCCGTTCTGA
- a CDS encoding 3',5'-cyclic-nucleotide phosphodiesterase, with protein MKIRVLGCHGSDQVVGGDVGVHQCRTCGFLVNGTVMVDAGTVGAALHLEEQKRIRHVLLSHLHFDHIQGLPTLADNLVDDAVNSVVLTSIPQVLNGLRTHLFNGKLYPNFFRLPNARQPIFVQRSLTIGRESEVAGLHVTPVKVNHLVPTVGFLLREGNASFLYSGDTYETGEIWKVAAREPTLKAAFIEVSFPEEMAELARVSKHLTPSLFGRAFRRIGRPDLPVYAYHLKPRFREEIKRQLADLKIRNLTVLEEGQEVHI; from the coding sequence GTGAAAATCCGGGTCCTGGGGTGCCACGGGTCCGACCAAGTCGTCGGCGGGGACGTCGGAGTGCATCAGTGCCGGACTTGCGGCTTTCTGGTCAACGGGACCGTGATGGTGGACGCCGGCACGGTCGGCGCCGCCCTTCACCTTGAAGAGCAGAAGCGGATCCGGCACGTCTTGCTCTCCCACCTGCACTTCGATCACATCCAGGGGCTGCCGACGCTGGCCGACAACCTGGTGGACGACGCGGTCAATTCGGTGGTGCTGACCAGCATCCCGCAGGTCCTGAACGGGCTCCGGACGCATCTCTTCAACGGGAAGCTGTACCCGAATTTTTTCAGGCTTCCCAACGCCAGGCAGCCGATCTTCGTCCAGCGGTCGCTGACGATCGGCCGGGAGAGCGAGGTGGCCGGGCTGCACGTGACCCCCGTCAAGGTCAACCATCTGGTCCCTACCGTGGGCTTTTTGCTCCGCGAAGGAAACGCTTCGTTCCTCTACAGTGGGGACACGTACGAAACTGGGGAGATCTGGAAGGTCGCGGCCAGGGAGCCCACGCTGAAGGCCGCGTTCATCGAAGTGTCTTTCCCGGAGGAGATGGCCGAACTGGCCCGCGTCAGCAAGCACCTGACCCCGTCCCTCTTCGGTCGGGCGTTTCGCCGGATCGGCCGGCCTGACCTGCCGGTGTACGCCTATCACCTGAAGCCGCGGTTCCGCGAGGAAATCAAGCGGCAGCTGGCTGACCTGAAGATTCGCAACCTGACGGTGCTGGAAGAAGGACAGGAAGTCCACATTTGA
- the accD gene encoding acetyl-CoA carboxylase, carboxyltransferase subunit beta — MAWFKKDAPSSQEASRRPKVVEGLWLKCSHCREIVYRKEVDRNNKVCPKCDYHFPISVTERIAMLVDLGTFREWEADLEPQDPLGFLDTRPYRERLRAQQEKTGRKDAVVIGEGAINGRRVALGLFDFGFMGGSMGSVVGEKLCRAVDRALAARLPFVLITASGGARMQEGILSLMQMAKTSAAVARLGEARVPFISVLADPTFGGVTASIAMLGDVIMAEPKALIGFAGPRVIEQTIKQQLPDEFQRAEFLLEHGMIDMIVERKHLKETLGLLLSHL, encoded by the coding sequence ATGGCCTGGTTCAAGAAGGACGCGCCGTCGAGTCAGGAGGCCTCGAGAAGACCGAAGGTCGTCGAGGGCCTGTGGCTGAAGTGCAGCCATTGCCGCGAGATCGTCTATCGCAAGGAGGTGGACCGGAACAACAAGGTCTGCCCGAAGTGCGACTACCACTTTCCCATTTCCGTGACCGAGCGGATCGCCATGCTGGTGGACCTCGGCACGTTTCGGGAGTGGGAGGCCGATCTCGAGCCGCAGGATCCTCTCGGGTTCCTGGACACCCGACCCTACCGGGAGCGGCTGCGCGCCCAGCAGGAGAAGACCGGGCGAAAAGACGCGGTCGTGATCGGCGAGGGGGCCATCAACGGCCGGCGGGTCGCGCTCGGCCTGTTCGACTTCGGGTTCATGGGGGGCAGCATGGGGTCCGTCGTGGGAGAGAAGCTCTGCCGGGCGGTGGATCGCGCGCTGGCCGCGCGGCTCCCCTTCGTGCTGATCACGGCCTCGGGCGGGGCGCGGATGCAGGAGGGCATCCTGTCCTTGATGCAGATGGCCAAGACTTCCGCCGCCGTGGCCAGGCTGGGAGAGGCGCGCGTGCCCTTCATCTCCGTGCTGGCCGATCCGACCTTCGGGGGGGTCACGGCGAGCATCGCCATGCTGGGGGACGTGATCATGGCGGAGCCGAAGGCGCTCATCGGGTTCGCCGGCCCCCGCGTCATCGAGCAGACGATCAAGCAGCAGCTGCCGGACGAGTTTCAGCGGGCCGAGTTCCTGTTGGAGCACGGCATGATCGACATGATCGTGGAGCGGAAGCACCTCAAGGAGACCTTGGGTCTTCTCCTCAGCCACTTGTAA